One part of the Arabidopsis thaliana chromosome 4, partial sequence genome encodes these proteins:
- a CDS encoding Nucleotide-diphospho-sugar transferase family protein (Nucleotide-diphospho-sugar transferase family protein; CONTAINS InterPro DOMAIN/s: Nucleotide-diphospho-sugar transferase, predicted (InterPro:IPR005069); BEST Arabidopsis thaliana protein match is: unknown protein (TAIR:AT4G19970.1); Has 239 Blast hits to 233 proteins in 12 species: Archae - 0; Bacteria - 0; Metazoa - 0; Fungi - 0; Plants - 239; Viruses - 0; Other Eukaryotes - 0 (source: NCBI BLink).): MSRVAGRCRSEFGDLPNWCLSTTTHHQEDLKKLGKILTEAATEDKTVIITTLNKAWSEPNSTFDLFLHSFHVGKGTKPLLRHLVVACLDEEAYSRCSEVHPHRCYFMKTPGIDFAGDKMFMTPDYLKMMWRRIEFLGTLLKLRYNFIFTIPFPRLSKEVDFQIACDRYSGDDKDIHNAVNGGFTFVKANQRTIDFYNYWYMSRLRYPDRHDQDVLDQIKGGGYPAKIGLKMRFLDTKYFGGFCEPSRDLDKVCTMHANCCVGLENKIKDLRQVIVDWENYVSAAKTTDGQIMTWRDPENCMKQWWWRNKTKQVLSENSKENYLNIMLFIKTYIILNFCLPMNNIRKFFFCFGSIFVNR, from the exons ATGAGTCGTGTTGCTGGTCGTTGCCGATCTGAGTTTGGTGATCTACCAAATTGGTGTTTATCCACTACAACT CATCATCAAGAAGATCTGAAAAAATTGGGGAAAATTTTGACGGAAGCAGCGACGGAGGATAAGACGGTGATAATAACCACCTTAAACAAGGCTTGGTCTGAGCCGAACTCCacgtttgatttgtttctccaCAGTTTTCATGTCGGAAAAGGGACTAAGCCATTACTCCGCCACCTTGTGGTGGCGTGCCTCGACGAGGAGGCCTATTCTCGGTGCTCAGAGGTCCATCCCCATCGCTGTTATTTCATGAAAACGCCAGGAATTGATTTCGCTGGCGATAAGATGTTCATGACGCCGGACTATCTCAAGATGATGTGGCGTCGTATAGAGTTTTTGGGTACTTTGTTAAAGCTGAGATATAACTTTATCTTCACG ATCCCATTTCCTCGTCTATCTAAAGAAGTCGATTTCCAAATCGCTTGTGATCGTTATAGTGGAGATGATAAAGACATCCACAACGCTGTCAACGGTGGTTTCACTTTTGTTAAAGCCAATCAACGAACCATCGATTTCTACAACTATTGGTACATGTCGAGGCTGCGATATCCGGATCGGCACGATCAAGACGTGCTGGATCAAATTAAAGGTGGTGGGTACCCTGCAAAAATTGGACTCAAAATGAGGTTTCTCGACACAAAGTACTTCGGAGGATTTTGTGAGCCAAGTCGGGACTTGGATAAAGTTTGTACAATGCATGCCAATTGTTGTGTAGGATTAGAGAATAAAATTAAGGATTTGAGACAAGTGATTGTGGACTGGGAGAATTATGTGTCTGCAGCGAAGACAACTGATGGTCAAATAATGACATGGCGAGATCCGGAGAATTGCATGAAGCAATGGTGgtggagaaacaaaacaaaacaagtattgagtgaaaattcaaaagaaaactatttaaatattatgttgtttatcaaaacttatatcattctaaatttttgtttacctaTGAATAAcataagaaagttttttttttgttttggtagtATTTTCGTAAATAGGTGA
- a CDS encoding alpha/beta-Hydrolases superfamily protein (alpha/beta-Hydrolases superfamily protein; FUNCTIONS IN: epoxide hydrolase activity, catalytic activity; INVOLVED IN: biological_process unknown; LOCATED IN: mitochondrion; CONTAINS InterPro DOMAIN/s: Epoxide hydrolase-like (InterPro:IPR000639), Alpha/beta hydrolase fold-1 (InterPro:IPR000073); BEST Arabidopsis thaliana protein match is: alpha/beta-Hydrolases superfamily protein (TAIR:AT4G15955.3); Has 13367 Blast hits to 13327 proteins in 1535 species: Archae - 74; Bacteria - 9325; Metazoa - 500; Fungi - 482; Plants - 526; Viruses - 1; Other Eukaryotes - 2459 (source: NCBI BLink).), whose translation MFFLCRKLSLSRFRHHFPLRLRRFLGENPNPTTHFSTLPDNQTKRPEKSRLDGVEHKTLKVNGINMHVAEKPGSGSGEDPIILFLHGFPELWYTWRHQMVALSSLGYRTIAPDLRGYGDTEAPEKVEDYTYLNVDGDVVALIDAVTGGDKAVSVVGHDWGAMIAWQLCQYRPEKVKALVNMSVLFSPRNPVRVPVPTLRHVFGDDYYVCRFQKAGEIETEFKKLGTENVLKEFLTYKTPGPLNLPKDKYFKRSENAASALPLWLTQEDLDYYVTKYENKGFTGPINYYRNIDRNWELTAPWTGAKIRVPVKFIIGDQDLTYNFPGAKEYINGGGFKRDVPLLDETVVLKGLGHFLHEENPDVINQHIHNFFHKFL comes from the exons ATGTTCTTCTTGTGTAGAAAACTCTCACTTTCACGATTCCGACACCATTTTCCTCTCAGACTCCGTCGTTTTCTTGGGGAAAACCCAAATCCAACTACCCATTTCTCTACATTACCcgacaatcaaacaaaacgaCCAGAGAAGTCGAGACTCGACGGCGTAgaacacaaaaccctaaaggTAAATGGCATAAACATGCACGTGGCGGAGAAACCCGGATCCGGATCCGGAGAAGATCCGATCATACTCTTCCTCCACGGATTTCCGGAGCTTTGGTACACGTGGCGACACCAGATGGTTGCGCTCTCTTCCTTGGGATACCGTACGATCGCGCCGGATCTTCGTGGGTACGGAGACACAGAAGCGCCAGAGAAAGTTGAAGACTACACTTACTTAAACGTGGACGGAGACGTGGTCGCACTAATCGACGCCGTGACCGGCGGAGACAAGGCGGTTTCTGTTGTTGGTCATGACTGGGGAGCGATGATTGCGTGGCAGTTGTGTCAATACCGACCTGAGAAAGTCAAGGCTCTGGTCAACATGAGCGTACTCTTCTCTCCGAGGAACCCTGTTCGAGTTCCGGTTCCGACACTGAGACACGTGTTCGGTGATGATTATTATGTCTGCAGATTTCAG aAAGCTGGAGAGATAGAGACAGAGTTCAAGAAGTTGGGAACAGAGAATGTGTTAAAAGAGTTCCTCACATACAAAACCCCTGGACCGCTCAATCTCCCCAAAGACAAATATTTCAAACGCTCAGAAAACGCTGCGTCTGCGTTACCACTGTGGTTAACACAAGAAGACCTTGATTATTACGTCACTAAGTACGAAAACAAAGGCTTCACCGGACCCATTAACTACTACCGCAACATTGACCG AAATTGGGAGCTGACTGCACCATGGACCGGTGCTAAGATCCGTGTACCGGTGAAGTTCATAATCGGAGATCAGGATTTGACGTACAATTTTCCGGGGGCTAAGGAATACATCAACGGTGGCGGTTTCAAGAGAGATGTACCATTGTTAGACGAAACCGTCGTGCTCAAAGGATTGGGACATTTCCTACACGAAGAAAACCCTGACGTGATCAATCAACACATTCACAACTTCTTTCACAAGTTCctttaa
- a CDS encoding alpha/beta-Hydrolases superfamily protein (alpha/beta-Hydrolases superfamily protein; FUNCTIONS IN: catalytic activity; LOCATED IN: cellular_component unknown; EXPRESSED IN: stem, carpel; EXPRESSED DURING: 4 anthesis; CONTAINS InterPro DOMAIN/s: Epoxide hydrolase-like (InterPro:IPR000639), Alpha/beta hydrolase fold-1 (InterPro:IPR000073); BEST Arabidopsis thaliana protein match is: alpha/beta-Hydrolases superfamily protein (TAIR:AT4G15960.1); Has 12115 Blast hits to 12109 proteins in 1409 species: Archae - 61; Bacteria - 8502; Metazoa - 534; Fungi - 454; Plants - 424; Viruses - 1; Other Eukaryotes - 2139 (source: NCBI BLink).): MDLTFDHSFVKVNGITMHVAEKSPSVAGNGAIRPPVILFLHGFPELWYTWRHQMVALSSLGYRTIAPDLRGYGDTDAPESVDAYTSLHVVGDLIGLIDAVVGDREKVFVVGHDWGAIIAWHLCLFRPDRVKALVNMSVVFDPWNPKRKPTSTFKAFYGDDYYICRFQNMGADGVTIKR, from the exons ATGGATCTTACGTTTGATCATAGTTTTGTGAAGGTTAATGGAATCACTATGCACGTCGCCGAGAAAAGCCCCTCCGTCGCCGGGAACGGAGCTATCCGACCTCCGGTGATACTATTCCTCCACGGATTTCCAGAACTTTGGTACACGTGGCGGCATCAGATGGTGGCACTATCTTCGTTAGGTTACCGGACTATAGCGCCGGACCTTCGTGGTTACGGAGACACCGACGCGCCGGAGAGTGTGGACGCGTACACAAGTCTCCACGTGGTTGGAGATCTGATTGGATTGATCGACGCCGTGGTTGGAGATCGGGAAAAGGTGTTCGTAGTGGGACATGATTGGGGCGCTATTATCGCTTGGCATCTCTGTCTTTTTCGACCGGATAGGGTTAAAGCTTTGGTTAACATGAGTGTGGTGTTTGATCCTTGGAATCCTAAACGGAAACCAACCTCGACGTTTAAAGCTTTCTATGGAGATGACTACTACATCTGCAGATTCCAg AACATGGGAGCTGATGGGGTCACTATCAAACGCTAA
- a CDS encoding alpha/beta-Hydrolases superfamily protein (alpha/beta-Hydrolases superfamily protein; FUNCTIONS IN: catalytic activity; LOCATED IN: cellular_component unknown; EXPRESSED IN: stem, carpel; EXPRESSED DURING: 4 anthesis; CONTAINS InterPro DOMAIN/s: Epoxide hydrolase-like (InterPro:IPR000639), Alpha/beta hydrolase fold-1 (InterPro:IPR000073); BEST Arabidopsis thaliana protein match is: alpha/beta-Hydrolases superfamily protein (TAIR:AT4G15960.1); Has 12916 Blast hits to 12770 proteins in 1446 species: Archae - 61; Bacteria - 8905; Metazoa - 567; Fungi - 505; Plants - 543; Viruses - 1; Other Eukaryotes - 2334 (source: NCBI BLink).) has product MDLTFDHSFVKVNGITMHVAEKSPSVAGNGAIRPPVILFLHGFPELWYTWRHQMVALSSLGYRTIAPDLRGYGDTDAPESVDAYTSLHVVGDLIGLIDAVVGDREKVFVVGHDWGAIIAWHLCLFRPDRVKALVNMSVVFDPWNPKRKPTSTFKAFYGDDYYICRFQLLEILIKIHVCIVGKRYDDSVSLPSWLTDSDVKYYVSKYEKNGFTGPVNYYRNMDRTWELMGSLSNAKVKVPVKFIIGDQDLTYHIPGSKKYIHDGRFKSHVPLLDEVVVIKGVGHFIHEERPDEISKHIHDYFLTF; this is encoded by the exons ATGGATCTTACGTTTGATCATAGTTTTGTGAAGGTTAATGGAATCACTATGCACGTCGCCGAGAAAAGCCCCTCCGTCGCCGGGAACGGAGCTATCCGACCTCCGGTGATACTATTCCTCCACGGATTTCCAGAACTTTGGTACACGTGGCGGCATCAGATGGTGGCACTATCTTCGTTAGGTTACCGGACTATAGCGCCGGACCTTCGTGGTTACGGAGACACCGACGCGCCGGAGAGTGTGGACGCGTACACAAGTCTCCACGTGGTTGGAGATCTGATTGGATTGATCGACGCCGTGGTTGGAGATCGGGAAAAGGTGTTCGTAGTGGGACATGATTGGGGCGCTATTATCGCTTGGCATCTCTGTCTTTTTCGACCGGATAGGGTTAAAGCTTTGGTTAACATGAGTGTGGTGTTTGATCCTTGGAATCCTAAACGGAAACCAACCTCGACGTTTAAAGCTTTCTATGGAGATGACTACTACATCTGCAGATTCCAg CTTTTGGAAATTCTCATCAAGATTCATGTGTGCATTGTTG GAAAACGCTATGATGACTCTGTTTCACTTCCCTCTTGGCTAACTGATTCAGATGTCAAATATTATGTGTCAAAGTATGAGAAGAATGGCTTCACTGGACCAGTAAACTACTACCGAAATATGGACCG AACATGGGAGCTGATGGGGTCACTATCAAACGCTAAAGTGAAAGTTCCGGTTAAGTTCATAATCGGCGACCAAGATCTGACATATCACATTCCCGGTAGCAAGAAGTACATCCACGATGGCCGGTTTAAGAGCCATGTCCCGTTGTTGGACGAAGTTGTGGTAATTAAAGGCGTCGGTCATTTTATCCACGAGGAAAGGCCTGACGAGATAAGTAAACACATTCACGactattttcttactttttag
- a CDS encoding maternally expressed family protein (Maternally expressed gene (MEG) family protein; LOCATED IN: endomembrane system; Has 19 Blast hits to 19 proteins in 2 species: Archae - 0; Bacteria - 0; Metazoa - 0; Fungi - 0; Plants - 19; Viruses - 0; Other Eukaryotes - 0 (source: NCBI BLink).), which translates to MSLLRFAILCIIFVSLFGVHECFRGEKINVPAHPCYHTLCGSMIRNCYCCLGKKFDYCSPNQQNCLFRCEEVNRIPDFPKTNGVSKGLGPPIYLFFLGQFIYFVLGL; encoded by the exons ATGTCGCTGTTACGTTTTGCTATACTTTGCATAATTTTCGTTTCCCTCTTTGGTGTGCATGAAT GCTTCCGTGGAGAAAAGATAAATGTACCCGCTCATCCATGTTACCATACTTTATGTGGAAGCATGATACGCAACTGTTATTGCTGCCTtggaaaaaagtttgattaCTGCTCcccaaaccaacaaaactgtTTGTTTAGATGCGAGGAGGTTAACCGGATTCCAGATTTCCCGAAGACAAACGGAGTAAGCAAAGGATTAGGGCCCccaatctatttatttttcttaggacaatttatttattttgttttaggtttatag
- a CDS encoding alpha/beta-Hydrolases superfamily protein (alpha/beta-Hydrolases superfamily protein; FUNCTIONS IN: catalytic activity; LOCATED IN: cellular_component unknown; EXPRESSED IN: stem, carpel; EXPRESSED DURING: 4 anthesis; CONTAINS InterPro DOMAIN/s: Epoxide hydrolase-like (InterPro:IPR000639), Alpha/beta hydrolase fold-1 (InterPro:IPR000073); BEST Arabidopsis thaliana protein match is: alpha/beta-Hydrolases superfamily protein (TAIR:AT4G15960.1); Has 12101 Blast hits to 12095 proteins in 1406 species: Archae - 61; Bacteria - 8490; Metazoa - 535; Fungi - 448; Plants - 424; Viruses - 1; Other Eukaryotes - 2142 (source: NCBI BLink).): MDLTFDHSFVKVNGITMHVAEKSPSVAGNGAIRPPVILFLHGFPELWYTWRHQMVALSSLGYRTIAPDLRGYGDTDAPESVDAYTSLHVVGDLIGLIDAVVGDREKVFVVGHDWGAIIAWHLCLFRPDRVKALVNMSVVFDPWNPKRKPTSTFKAFYGDDYYICRFQEYGEIESEFAKVLNIS; this comes from the exons ATGGATCTTACGTTTGATCATAGTTTTGTGAAGGTTAATGGAATCACTATGCACGTCGCCGAGAAAAGCCCCTCCGTCGCCGGGAACGGAGCTATCCGACCTCCGGTGATACTATTCCTCCACGGATTTCCAGAACTTTGGTACACGTGGCGGCATCAGATGGTGGCACTATCTTCGTTAGGTTACCGGACTATAGCGCCGGACCTTCGTGGTTACGGAGACACCGACGCGCCGGAGAGTGTGGACGCGTACACAAGTCTCCACGTGGTTGGAGATCTGATTGGATTGATCGACGCCGTGGTTGGAGATCGGGAAAAGGTGTTCGTAGTGGGACATGATTGGGGCGCTATTATCGCTTGGCATCTCTGTCTTTTTCGACCGGATAGGGTTAAAGCTTTGGTTAACATGAGTGTGGTGTTTGATCCTTGGAATCCTAAACGGAAACCAACCTCGACGTTTAAAGCTTTCTATGGAGATGACTACTACATCTGCAGATTCCAg gAATATGGGGAAATAGAGTCGGAATTTGCTAAGGTTCTTAACATATCGTAA
- a CDS encoding RING/U-box superfamily protein (RING/U-box superfamily protein; FUNCTIONS IN: zinc ion binding; INVOLVED IN: response to chitin; LOCATED IN: endomembrane system; CONTAINS InterPro DOMAIN/s: Zinc finger, RING-type (InterPro:IPR001841), Zinc finger, C3HC4 RING-type (InterPro:IPR018957); BEST Arabidopsis thaliana protein match is: TOXICOS EN LEVADURA 2 (TAIR:AT3G16720.1); Has 30201 Blast hits to 17322 proteins in 780 species: Archae - 12; Bacteria - 1396; Metazoa - 17338; Fungi - 3422; Plants - 5037; Viruses - 0; Other Eukaryotes - 2996 (source: NCBI BLink).), whose protein sequence is MLTTTILILLIVILMVSLHLYYRWYLLRSSPFNRTTAASTFFTDPSSTPGGLNPSIIKSLPIFTFSAVTALFAMECSVCLSEFKDNESGRVMPNCKHTFHVDCIDMWFHSHSSCPLCRSLIEPFAGGVKSTMDEVAISISDPVYGDTNHHEGTETTGDSVPEDSQRKPAAIEISQRNLGEIENDLSRSHSFRSPTDEPDDIFHSEFESRSGEVLLLLLLLSEFRIFCFRRSVACK, encoded by the coding sequence ATGCTCACCACCACAATCTTAATCTTACTCATAGTGATTCTTATGGTCTCTCTCCACCTCTACTATCGTTGGTATCTCCTCCGTTCTAGCCCCTTCAATCGCACCACCGCTGCAAGTACTTTTTTCACGGATCCTTCCTCCACTCCTGGTGGCCTTAACCCCTCCATCATCAAATCTCTTCCAATTTTCACGTTCTCCGCCGTAACCGCCCTTTTCGCAATGGAATGCTCCGTTTGCCTCTCGGAGTTCAAAGATAATGAATCGGGTCGGGTTATGCCCAATTGCAAGCATACATTTCACGTTGACTGCATTGATATGTGGTTTCATTCTCATTCCTCTTGTCCTCTCTGTCGATCTCTAATCGAACCTTTCGCCGGTGGAGTAAAATCGACGATGGATGAAGTCGCGATTTCGATTTCTGACCCGGTTTACGGTGACACGAACCATCACGAAGGAACTGAGACTACCGGTGATTCGGTTCCTGAAGATTCACAGAGAAAACCGGCAGCGATTGAAATCTCACAGAGGAATCTCGGAGAAATAGAGAATGATTTGTCTCGGAGTCACTCGTTTAGATCACCGACCGATGAGCCGGATGATATCTTTCACTCGGAATTTGAGTCGAGATCTGGAGaagtgcttcttcttcttcttcttctatcagAATTCCGCATATTTTGTTTCCGACGGTCAGTAGCATGCAAGTGA